A window of the Echeneis naucrates chromosome 3, fEcheNa1.1, whole genome shotgun sequence genome harbors these coding sequences:
- the cdhr5a gene encoding cadherin-related family member 5 — translation MELKWESKPVNGLLGCIVVVCFCTICAAQRLCTVPPGPVTVPENNTADVQVVQIRAGGDVTLAVKVNPQELFYLRGNALMLKKGLDYESLPSATLVVWVQCSRAGSRSVNESVEVLVENVNDNPPNFAQSHYILEVNELTPINSSIGLVEATDIDSEPLFYRLESATDKYFRLENINRPKILVKSILDYDVVQKISLILHVQDTFNGSASNEPFFTSVATITVHVKDVDNRPPWFQPCLRTNLGIAKLCVSSGYRGKVNLTEKEEGPLALEPGPVFARDGDKNRSEQISYRILRGNEGNIFQIDEETGNITMAKAADIVGPITLTVLASQVTNRDQFAVTQVTIEVMKKSRNPPRFEKERYEGFIYSNSVPESMILRDRTTTRPFRVRARDEDFATGVNPDVKYEVQYSSYVNVTSDGFMVLKRIVKTESFALQLRAVDTATGEFGTAALSVQVIPAVATPSPSNIGYRPGDMALLGLIMAAVLVLCLIVIGFLISRLRKGNGSMDKICECLGPCLKSDQPRTGHRDSLQYTNDGFQNEGDHSRGGARRWNNALPRRSTFPQGWSRVIPLERRRRHCSSCGIYTNHVPKGSPSVRSARRSRGDGDEYGMRSILTKQRRKEGQKTVWFKESEDSSDIEVEIIPDTVGRVEEETEEELEVEMEGVVRDPAAPLRESDSGQDSQSTGSNEEMHNGNSSSEKEKGSQDQEG, via the exons ATGGAACTGAAATGGGAGAGCAAACCTGTGAATGGTCTCCTGGGATGCATTGTCGTCGTCTGCTTTTGTACAATTTGTGCGGCTCAAAGAC TTTGCACGGTGCCTCCTGGTCCTGTGACAGTCCCAGAAAACAACACGGCTGATGTCCAGGTGGTTCAGATCCGTGCCGGTGGTGACGTGACACTGGCAGTCAAAGTGAACCCTCAGGAGCTGTTCTACCTGAGGGGGAATGCCCTGATGCTGAAGAAAGGCCTCGACTATGAG tCATTGCCCAGTGCAACTCTGGTGGTGTGGGTGCAGTGCAGCAGAGCTGGCTCCAGATCT GTGAACGAGTCTGTCGAGGTCCTGGTTGAGAATGTGAACGATAACCCACCAAACTTTGCACAAAGCCACTACATACTAGAAGTGAATGAG CTCACGCCGATCAACTCCAGCATTGGGCTGGTCGAAGCTACAGACATAGACTCTGAGCCGCTGTTCTATCGGCTGGAGTCTGCAACA GATAAATATTTCCGCCTGGAGAACATCAACCGGCCAAAGATCCTTGTGAAAAGTATCCTAGACTACGATGTGGTTCAGAAGATCTCACTGATCTTACATGTGCAG GACACATTCAATGGCTCAGCTTCCAATGAGCCATTCTTCACCTCTGTGGCCACTATTACGGTTCATGTGAAGGATGTTGATAACCGGCCGCCGTGGTTTCAGCCGTGTCTGAGGACGAACTTAGGAATCGCCAAACTGTGTGTGAGCAGCGGCTACAGAGGCAAAGTCAacctgacagagaaagag GAAGGGCCATTAGCTCTGGAGCCTGGGCCTGTATTTGCCAGGGATGGAGACAAGAACCGGAGTGAGCAGATCAGCTACAGGATCCTGCGAG gaaatgaaggaaacattttccagattgatgaggaaacaggaaatatcACCATGGCTAAAGCTGCTGACATCGTCGGCCCGATCACGCTCACTGTCCTG GCATCTCAGGTGACCAACAGGGATCAGTTTGCCGTGACTCAGGTGACCATCGAGGTgatgaagaagagcaggaaCCCTCCTCGGTTTGAGAAGGAGAGATATGAAGGGTTCATCTACAGCAACTCTGTCCCTGAGAGCATGATCCTCCGAGACCGAACCACCACCAGGCCCTTTAGAGTCCGAGCCCGGGACGAGGACTTTGCCACT ggtgtgAATCCAGATGTAAAATATGAGGTGCAGTACAGCAGCTACGTCAACGTCACCTCAGATGGTTTCATGGTCCTCAAGAGAattgtgaagacagagtccttTGCCCTTCAG CTGCGAGCGGTGGATACGGCCACCGGGGAGTTCGGCACAGCAGCGCTTTCTGTCCAGGTCATACCCG CCGTGGCCACGCCATCTCCTTCAAACATCGGCTATCGTCCAGGAGACATGGCCCTCCTGGGTCTGATCATGGCAGCTGTGCTGGTCCTCTGCCTCATCGTGATTGGTTTCTTGATTTCACGATTGAGGAAGGGAAATGGCAGTATGGACAAAATATGCGAG TGCCTGGGTCCCTGTTTGAAGTCTGACCAGCCCCGGACCGGCCACAGAGACTCCCTGCAGTACACCAACGACGGCTTCCAAAATGAGGGCGACCACAGTCGAGGGGGTGCCAGGCGCTGGAACAACGCTCTCCCCAGACGCAGCACCTTCCCTCAGGGCTGGAGCCGCGTCATTCCCCTGGAGAGACGGCGCCGCCACTGTTCCTCCTGTGGCATCTACACCAACCACGTCCCCAAGGGGAGCCCCTCAGTGAGATCAgccaggaggagcagaggagatggGGACGAGTATGGCATGAGGTCGATTCTGaccaagcagaggaggaaggagggccAGAAGACGGTGTGGTTCAAAGAGAGCGAGGACTCCTCGGACATTGAGGTGGAGATTATCCCAGACACTGTGGGCcgggtggaggaggagactgaggaggagctggaggtggagatggagggggTTGTCAGAGACCCAGCCGCCCCTCTGAGAGAGTCTGACAGTGGGCAGGACAGCCAGAGTACAGGGTCTAATGAGGAGATGCACaatggaaacagcagctcagaaaaagaaaagggaagccAGGACCAGGAGGGCTGA
- the ctsd gene encoding cathepsin D: MRSSVLLAFAVLTLATGDALVRIPLKKFRSIRSELTDSGKGVEELLANKHSLKYNFGFPSSNAPTPETLKNYLDAQYYGDITLGTPPQTFSVVFDTGSSNLWVPSVHCSLLDIACLLHHKYNSAKSSTYVKNGTSFAIQYGSGSLSGYLSQDTCSIGDIKVEKQVFGEAIKQPGIAFIAAKFDGILGMAYPRISVDGVTPVFDNIISQKKVEKNQFSFYLNRNPDTAPGGELLLGGTDPKYYTGDFSYVNVTRQAYWQIRMDKMVVGTQLTLCKGGCEAIVDTGTSLITGPSAEVKALQKAIGAVPLIQGQYMVSCDKVPSLPIITFTLGGQSYSLTGEQYVLKESQAGKTICLSGFMGLDIPAPAGPLWILGDVFIGQYYTVFDRENNRVGFAKSK, encoded by the exons atgaggaGTTCAGTCCTGCTGGCCTTCGCCGTCCTCACTCTGGCCACCGGCGACGCTCTGGTCCG AATTCCCTTAAAGAAATTCCGCTCAATCAGAAGTGAGTTGACAGACTCAGGCAAAGGAGTGGAGGAGCTGTTGGCCAATAAGCACTCCCTTAAGTACAACTTTGGCTTCCCCTCCAGTAATGCACCCACTCCAGAAACCCTGAAGAACTACCTTGAT GCCCAGTATTATGGTGACATTACCCTGGGTACGCCTCCTCAGACCTTCAGTGTGGTGTTTGACACAGGTTCCTCCAACCTGTGGGTTCCTTCGGTTCACTGCTCTCTCTTAGACATCGCATGCT TGCTTCACCACAAATATAATTCTGCCAAGTCTAGCACATATGTGAAGAATGGCACATCGTTTGCCATCCAGTACGGATCTGGTAGTTTGTCCGGTTACCTCAGCCAGGACACGTGCTCA ATTGGAGACATAAAAGTGGAAAAGCAGGTTTTCGGAGAGGCCATCAAGCAGCCTGGCATCGCCTTCATCGCAGCCAAGTTCGATGGGATCCTCGGCATGGCCTACCCCCGAATCTCTGTGGATGGGGTGACGCCAGTCTTTGATAACATCATCAGCCAGAAGAAGGTGGAGAAGAACCAATTCTCCTTCTACCTAAACAG GAACCCAGACACTGCACCAGGtggtgagctgctgctgggaggAACCGACCCCAAATACTACACAGGTGACTTCAGTTACGTCAACGTCACCCGCCAGGCCTACTGGCAGATCCGCATGGACAA gATGGTAGTGGGCACCCAGCTGACCCTGTGTAAGGGTGGCTGTGAGGCCATCGTGGACACCGGGACGTCTCTGATCACAGGCCCCTCCGCTGAGGTCAAGGCCCTGCAGAAGGCCATCGGAGCTGTTCCACTCATTCAGGGACAG TACATGGTGAGCTGTGACAAGGTCCCATCGCTGCCCATCATCACCTTCACTTTGGGCGGGCAGAGCTACAGTCTGACCGGCGAGCAGTACGTCCTCAAG GAGAGTCAGGCTGGAAAGACCATTTGCCTGAGCGGCTTCATGGGTCTGGACATTCCTGCCCCAGCTGGGCCCCTGTGGATTCTGGGAGATGTATTCATTGGCCAGTACTACACTGTGTTTGACCGGGAGAATAATAGGGTGGGCTTTGCTAAGTCCAAGTAA